ACGCCCTCCGACACCACGGCCGCCGGCGTCACGGCCGCCGGGGCCACCGCGGGCGACGGGGAGCCGGGGGAACATCCGGCTGCGGACGACGTCGCGGCCGTTCAGGAGGAGACGCACCATGTCGCCAGTTCCGCCTGAGGCCGTACCTTCGGGGCCGGGCCAGGATCCCGGCACGCGCTCCGTGGCGGATCCGGACGTCGGCGCCGGCGAGCACGCCGACGGCGGGCGGGCGACCGGTGACCGCACCGACCTCACGGGTATCGAGGTGGCGATCGTCTCCGGGCTGTCCGGTGCCGGCCGGTCGACGGCGGCGAAGTGCCTCGAGGACTCCGGCTGGTTCGTGGTCGACAACCTCCCGCCGAACCTGATCGCCACCATGGTCGACCTGGGGGCGGGGGCCAGCGGCCGGGTGACCCGGATGGCAGTGGTGCTCGACGTCCGGTCCCGGGCGTTCACCGAGGACCTCGCGTCGGTGATCAAGGACCTGGACGCCCGGGGCTACCGCCCGCGGCTGCTGTTCCTGGAGGCCAGCGACGCCACCCTGATCCGGCGGTACGAGGCCAACCGGCGGGAGCATCCGCTGCAGGGCGGCGGCCGGCTGGTCGACGGTCTCGCCGCCGAGCGCACCCTGCTGGAAGGGCTGCGCCGTGAGGCCGACGTCATCATCGACACCAGCAACCTGTCCGTGCACCAGCTGCGGGCCGAGATCGAGCGCAGCTTCGCCGAGGGCCCGCGCCGCTCCTCGCTCACGGTGCTGAGCTTCGGCTACAAGTACGGGCTGCCGCTGGACGCGGACCTGGTGGTCGACATGCGGTTCCTGCCCAACCCGTTCTGGATCCCCGAGCTGCGCGACCTGACCGGGCGGGACCCGGCGGTCCGCGACTACGTGCTGTCGCAGGAGGGCGCGGCCGAGTTCCTCGACCGCTACACCGGTCTGCTCGACCTGGTGGGTGGCGGGTTCCGGCGCGAGGGCAAGCGCTACCTGACCCTGGCCGTCGGCTGCACCGGCGGGAAGCACCGCTCGGTCGCGGTCGCCGAGGAGCTCGCCCGCAGGCTCGGCTCCGACACGCTGTCGGTGCGGGTCGCGCACCGCGACCTGGGGCGCGAGTGAGCACCACGACACCGCCGGCCCGGGTGGTCGCCCTGGGCGGCGGTCACGGTCTGCACGCGATGCTCGGTGCGCTGGCCCTGCTCGACGACGTCGACATCACCGCCGTCGTGACGGTGGCCGACGACGGCGGCTCGTCCGGCCGGCTGCGCCGCGAGGTGCCGGGCATCGTGCCGCCGGGGGACCTGCGGATGGCGCTGGCCGCCCTCGCCGCCCCGGACGACCGCGGCGAGCTCTGGGCCCGGACCTTCCAGCACCGGTTCACCGGCGAGGGTGCGCTGACCGGGCACCCGGTCGGCAACCTCCTGCTGGTCGGGCTGACCCAGGTGCTCGGCGACCCGGTCGCCGCACTGGACGCCGCCGGGGCGCTGCTGGGCGCGCGCGGCCGCGTGCTGCCGATGTCCACCGTGCCGCTGGAGATCGTGGCCGACGTGGCCGGGGTCGACGCGGACCCGCGGGACGTCCGGCGGATCCGCGGTCAGGTCGCTGTCGCCTCGACGCCCGGACGCGTCCGGTCGGTGGCCGTCGAACCGGCCGACGCGGAGGTCTGCCCGGCGGCGGCCGACGCCATCGCCGCGGCGGACCTGGTGATCCTCGGCCCGGGATCCTGGTTCACCAGCGTGCTGCCGCACCTGTTGCTGCCGGGTCTGCGACTGGCCCTGGAGAAGACCGGGGCGCACCGGCTGGTGGTGCTGAACCTGGCACCGCAGCCGGGGGAGACCGAGGGGTTCTCGCCGGAGCAGCACCTGGACGTACTCTCAGCACACGCTCCGACGTTCCGGATCGACACCGTGCTGGCCGACACCGACGCGGTGGCCCTGCCCGGGCGGCTGTCCGCCGCGGCGGGGGACAGGGGTGCCCGGCTGGACCTGGCAGGCATCGCCGTGCCCGGTGCGCCGCGCCACGATCCACCCGCACTGGCCCGTGCTCTCCGGCGGGTGCTCGACCGGCTCTGACCAGCAGGGACGGTCCGGCCCGGCAGGGAGCCCAGCACCACCCGAACACCGCCGGTCCCGGACCGGCACACACCGAACACGAGGCGCCGACGGGCGCGATGCACGCAGCGAGAACTGAGGAGATGGTGCCCGGATGGCGATGACGGCCGCGGTCAAGGACGAGCTCAGCCGGGTCGTGGTCACCAAGGTGTCGGCGCGCAAGGCGGAGGTGTCGACGCTGCTGCGGTTCGCCGGCGGCCTGCACATCGTCGGCGGCCGGGTGGTCGTCGAGGCCGAACTGGACACCGGGGTGACCGCGCGGCGGCTCAGCAAGGAGATCGGTGAGCTCTACGGCCGGTCCGCCGAGGTGCACGTGCTCGCGCCGTCCGGGATCCGCAAGGGCGCCCGCTACCTGGTCCGTGTGGTGGCGGGCGGCGACCAGCTGGCCCGGCAGACCGGCCTGCTGGACCAGCGCGGGCGTCCGGTCCGCGGCCTGCCCGCACAGATCGTGGCCGGCTCCCTCTCCGATGCCGAGGCCGCCTGGCGCGGCGCGTTCCTGGCCCACGGATCGCTCACCGAACCGGGTCGCAGTGCATCCCTGGAGATCACCTGCCCCGGACCGGAGGCCGCATTCGCCCTCGTCGGCGCCGCCCGCCGACTCGGCGTGCAGAGCAAGGCACGGGAGGTCCGCGGTGCGGACCGGGTGGTGGTCCGGGACGGCGACGCCATCGCGGCCCTGCTCACCCGGATCGGCGCGCACACCTCGGTGCTGGCCTGGGAGGAACGCCGGTTGCGCCGCGAGGTGCGGGCGACCGCGAACCGGCTGGCCAATTTCGACGACGCGAACCTGCGCCGGTCGGCCCGTGCCGCCGTGGCCGCCAAGGCCCGGGTGGAGCGCGCGCTGGAGATCCTCGCCGACGAGGCGCCGGACCACCTGATGGAGGCCGGCCGGCTGCGCATCGCGCACGGCCAGGCGTCGCTGGAGGAACTGGGCCAGCTGGCGGTGCCGCCGATGACCAAGGACGCCATCGCCGGCCGGATCCGGCGGCTGCTGACCATGGCCGACAAGCGCGCCGCGGACGAGGGCATCCCGGACACCGAGTCCGCCGTGACCCCGGAGCTGCTGGCCGCCGAGGACAACGAGCCGGGCGACGAGCAGCCCTCCTGAGATCGGGTCGCGGACCAGCGGCCGTCGCCCGACGCGACGCGACGGTCCGGACGAGGCGGGGCAGGTCGCAGCCGGGCGTCCGGCGGGTGTCCGACCGGCGCTGTTCCGGTGCCGATCCGGTGTCCGGTTCGTACCGGCGGAAGCCGCTGACCTGCCCGGCTGCGAACCGGCATGTGTCGCGGGCTACAGTGGGCGCGACCGGACCCGACGACGTGCTCGGTCTTTCTGGATCGATACGGTGGCATCAAGGGCGAGCTCGCCGAGCCCAGCCCGGAGGCCACTTCCACCAGCCGGTGCCCACGGAGTGTGGGCCACCACAGACGAAGGGCAAAGCCACGTGACTGTGCGCGTCGGAGTGAACGGATTCGGCCGGATCGGACGCAACTTCTGGCGGGCCGTCGACTCGCTGGACCACGACATCGAGATCGTCGCGATCAACGACCTGACGGACACCAAGACCCTCGCCCACCTGCTCAAGTACGACACCACCATGGGCGTGCTGCCGTACACCGTGACCTCCGGCGAGGGCGTCATCTCGGTGGACGGCAAGGACATCAAGGTGATGTCCGACCGCGACCCGGGCGCACTGCCCTGGGGCGACCTCGGCGTCGACGTCGTCATCGAGTCGACCGGCTTCTTCACCAGCGCCGAGACCGCGGGCAAGCACCTGACCGGTGGCGCCAAGAAGGTCATCATCTCGGCCCCGGCCACCGGTGAGGACCTCACCGTCGTGCTGGGCGTCAACGACTCCGTCTACGACGGCAGCCAGACGATCCTGTCGAACGCCTCCTGCACCACCAACTCGGTGGCGCCGATGGCCAAGGTGCTCAACGACACCTTCGGCATCGTCAAGGGCCTGATGACGACCGTGCACGCGTACACCAACGACCAGGTGACGCTGGACTTCCCGCACAAGGACCTGCGCCGGGCCCGCACCGCCGCGCAGAACATCATCCCGACCTCCACCGGTGCCGCGAAGGCCACCGCGCTGGTGCTGCCGGAGCTCAAGGGCAAGCTGCACGGGACCTCGCTGCGGGTGCCGGTGCCGGACGGCTCGGTCACCGACCTCACCATCGAGCTCGCCAAGAGCGTGACCGTGGACGACGTCAACGACGCGTTCAAGGCCGCCGCGACCGAGGGCCCGCTGGCGCCGTACATGGTCTACTCGACCGACCCGATCGTGTCCTCGGACATCGTCGGTTCCCCGGCCTCGGTGACCTTCGACTCGCCGCTGACCATGGTCCTCGCCGACAACATGGTGAAGGTCTTCGGCTGGTACGACAACGAGTGGGGCTACTCGAACCGCCTCGCGGACTTCACCGCGCTGGTCGCCTCGAAGCTCTGACCGCGCGCTGAACAAGCACTGATGCGTCGCGGGTGGCGCCGGTCCCGAACGGGACGGCACCACCCGCGACGCATGTCCGGGTCCGGCCACCGCAGGACCGGACCCGGCCTCCGGGCCCGGACGGCCCACTCCCTCCTCCCGACGCCGTAGGAGCACACCGAACGTGAACACCCTCGACGACCTGCTCGCCGCCGGGATCAGCGGCCGCACGGTCCTGGTCCGCGCCGACCTGAACGTGCCGCTGGACGGCGCGACCATCACCGACGACGGCCGGATCCGCGCGTCGCTGCCCACCCTGCAGGCGCTGGCCGGCGCCGGCGCCAAGGTGGTCGTCACCGCGCACCTGGGCCGCCCGAAGGGCGCCCCGGAGGAGAAGTACTCGCTGGCACCGGTCGCCGCCCGGCTGACCGAGCTGTTCGACGGGACCGTCGCGTTCGCCACCGACCTGGTCGGGGAGTCTGCCCACGCCGTGGTCGGCGGGCTGGCCGACGGTTCGCTCGCGCTGCTGGAGAACGTGCGCTTCGACGCCCGGGAGACCAGCAAGGACGCCGCCGAGCGCGGCGAGCTGGCCGACGCGCTGGTCGCACTCGTCGGCCCCGACGCCGCCTTCGTCAGCGACGGCTTCGGCGTGGTCCACCGCAAGCAGGCCTCCGTCTACGACGTCGCCGAGCGGCTGCCGCACTACGCCGGTTACCTGGTGTCCGCGGAGACCGCCGTGCTGCGCAAGCTCACCGACGCCCCG
This region of Nakamurella alba genomic DNA includes:
- the gap gene encoding type I glyceraldehyde-3-phosphate dehydrogenase, with protein sequence MTVRVGVNGFGRIGRNFWRAVDSLDHDIEIVAINDLTDTKTLAHLLKYDTTMGVLPYTVTSGEGVISVDGKDIKVMSDRDPGALPWGDLGVDVVIESTGFFTSAETAGKHLTGGAKKVIISAPATGEDLTVVLGVNDSVYDGSQTILSNASCTTNSVAPMAKVLNDTFGIVKGLMTTVHAYTNDQVTLDFPHKDLRRARTAAQNIIPTSTGAAKATALVLPELKGKLHGTSLRVPVPDGSVTDLTIELAKSVTVDDVNDAFKAAATEGPLAPYMVYSTDPIVSSDIVGSPASVTFDSPLTMVLADNMVKVFGWYDNEWGYSNRLADFTALVASKL
- the whiA gene encoding DNA-binding protein WhiA → MAMTAAVKDELSRVVVTKVSARKAEVSTLLRFAGGLHIVGGRVVVEAELDTGVTARRLSKEIGELYGRSAEVHVLAPSGIRKGARYLVRVVAGGDQLARQTGLLDQRGRPVRGLPAQIVAGSLSDAEAAWRGAFLAHGSLTEPGRSASLEITCPGPEAAFALVGAARRLGVQSKAREVRGADRVVVRDGDAIAALLTRIGAHTSVLAWEERRLRREVRATANRLANFDDANLRRSARAAVAAKARVERALEILADEAPDHLMEAGRLRIAHGQASLEELGQLAVPPMTKDAIAGRIRRLLTMADKRAADEGIPDTESAVTPELLAAEDNEPGDEQPS
- a CDS encoding gluconeogenesis factor YvcK family protein, whose translation is MSTTTPPARVVALGGGHGLHAMLGALALLDDVDITAVVTVADDGGSSGRLRREVPGIVPPGDLRMALAALAAPDDRGELWARTFQHRFTGEGALTGHPVGNLLLVGLTQVLGDPVAALDAAGALLGARGRVLPMSTVPLEIVADVAGVDADPRDVRRIRGQVAVASTPGRVRSVAVEPADAEVCPAAADAIAAADLVILGPGSWFTSVLPHLLLPGLRLALEKTGAHRLVVLNLAPQPGETEGFSPEQHLDVLSAHAPTFRIDTVLADTDAVALPGRLSAAAGDRGARLDLAGIAVPGAPRHDPPALARALRRVLDRL
- the rapZ gene encoding RNase adapter RapZ yields the protein MEVAIVSGLSGAGRSTAAKCLEDSGWFVVDNLPPNLIATMVDLGAGASGRVTRMAVVLDVRSRAFTEDLASVIKDLDARGYRPRLLFLEASDATLIRRYEANRREHPLQGGGRLVDGLAAERTLLEGLRREADVIIDTSNLSVHQLRAEIERSFAEGPRRSSLTVLSFGYKYGLPLDADLVVDMRFLPNPFWIPELRDLTGRDPAVRDYVLSQEGAAEFLDRYTGLLDLVGGGFRREGKRYLTLAVGCTGGKHRSVAVAEELARRLGSDTLSVRVAHRDLGRE